A part of Bacteroidota bacterium genomic DNA contains:
- a CDS encoding flippase has protein sequence MLGDDDMEVGQPKQGQASDVAGGRRLLVNASWLGAANIAVKPLWFVFITVACARVLGADGYGALTTALSLGAVAFALTNFGAAQYIVREVARDSAQAPRLFTHFLSLRLLLIAMAAAGVGVAAWALDYERPLVLTTGAVCVYHAGLTLTEYARAYFQAFEVLQYEAISVLVEKLLVIAGGASMLVAVATPAMTVAGMAIGTVFTATGVLLFVARKLVPERNGLDWPYAKSVLPALVPYGLVSLLGMMFFRIDTVMVEALLSTVAAAQYGLPFRFVEALNMIPAVVVTAAGYPRLAKLCSEERFGAATRLLWRIAAGLLVVGVIGAGVLSVISDPLMTWVTDDPELQASAPVLRVLCWAFPLTSLRTLLAAVLLSLDMPRAVAGGLFGGVVLNVGLNLWLIPQLGVTGAALTTLACELLLLAAYAFLCHLRLRHR, from the coding sequence ATGCTCGGCGATGACGACATGGAAGTGGGGCAGCCAAAGCAAGGTCAAGCATCCGATGTTGCGGGCGGACGCCGTCTCCTCGTTAATGCGTCGTGGCTGGGTGCAGCCAATATCGCCGTTAAGCCCCTATGGTTTGTGTTTATCACCGTGGCCTGCGCACGCGTACTGGGGGCGGACGGCTATGGTGCGCTGACGACAGCGTTATCGCTCGGGGCCGTCGCCTTTGCGCTGACTAACTTCGGCGCCGCCCAATACATCGTGCGCGAGGTGGCCCGCGATTCCGCGCAGGCGCCCAGGCTGTTTACTCATTTTCTCTCACTGCGGCTCCTACTCATTGCGATGGCGGCGGCGGGCGTCGGAGTTGCCGCCTGGGCTCTTGACTACGAGCGCCCTCTCGTGCTGACGACTGGGGCGGTATGTGTTTACCACGCCGGTCTGACTCTCACCGAGTATGCGCGCGCCTATTTCCAGGCGTTCGAAGTGCTTCAATACGAAGCGATCTCCGTCCTGGTAGAAAAGCTTCTCGTGATTGCAGGAGGCGCCTCCATGCTGGTTGCCGTGGCCACACCAGCAATGACCGTGGCAGGGATGGCGATTGGGACCGTATTCACGGCAACAGGGGTGTTGCTCTTCGTGGCACGCAAGCTCGTGCCTGAGCGGAATGGTCTCGACTGGCCCTATGCTAAATCCGTACTGCCAGCCCTTGTGCCCTACGGTCTGGTTAGCCTGCTGGGCATGATGTTCTTTCGGATTGACACGGTCATGGTCGAGGCGCTCCTGAGTACGGTCGCCGCCGCGCAGTATGGCCTGCCTTTCCGCTTCGTGGAAGCGCTCAACATGATTCCAGCTGTCGTCGTGACGGCAGCGGGCTACCCGCGTCTAGCTAAGCTCTGTAGCGAGGAACGTTTTGGCGCGGCAACACGGTTGCTGTGGCGTATCGCGGCGGGGCTGCTGGTTGTGGGCGTGATTGGAGCAGGGGTGCTAAGCGTGATTTCAGATCCCCTCATGACGTGGGTCACTGACGACCCGGAACTACAGGCATCGGCTCCGGTGCTCCGCGTATTGTGCTGGGCGTTTCCGCTGACAAGTTTGCGCACGTTGCTTGCGGCCGTACTCCTTTCACTCGATATGCCGCGTGCGGTGGCGGGTGGACTGTTTGGGGGAGTAGTGCTCAACGTCGGCCTCAACCTGTGGCTCATTCCACAACTCGGCGTGACGGGGGCGGCGCTTACGACGCTGGCGTGCGAACTCCTACTCCTTGCGGCCTATGCCTTCCTGTGCCACCTCCGCCTCCGACATCGGTAA
- a CDS encoding glycosyltransferase family 4 protein has protein sequence MRILTIVDKLSAGGRQRVAQDYTLGYRKYGAMVAVLALQASGPRLEVLRQAGVPVFVGGDPEQMARAVEEAGAWGADVLHLHSEGPVRDFEAEAIRALLRGRSRRPAVLETASFGRVDYRQRFQETDVHLLVAPWVLWRWQQWARPLRPPPLGAVVPNIVDATRFFPAAPSDVAAFRRAHGIPTNAFVFGCVARPDPLKWPGFMFEAFEEVARAHPSAFFVGAGFDDTARARIAAFPEDVRRRVVELPFLHDDEVLRTCYSAMDVFLHGSPIGETFGLVFGEALLCGTPIVTHSTPARHNSQLGVVGHERGGLVAASERYVAVAMARLLTTPALVEQLARRGSEYVRQHYTEEHVIPLLLRVIGHAQQASSRAALGAALGADPGIVTHVPDEHVRSLLANTLGRTPLRARILMRLVHKPALFRAWWAIKGRLRRQPDTDPAMPPSASVSASVSDHA, from the coding sequence ATGCGCATCCTGACGATCGTCGACAAGCTCAGTGCAGGAGGCCGACAGCGTGTCGCCCAAGACTACACGCTCGGGTACCGGAAATATGGGGCAATGGTCGCCGTTCTCGCGCTCCAGGCTTCCGGACCTCGGCTTGAGGTGTTGCGTCAGGCAGGCGTGCCGGTCTTTGTCGGCGGTGACCCTGAGCAGATGGCTCGGGCTGTTGAAGAGGCTGGAGCCTGGGGGGCGGATGTGCTACACCTCCATAGCGAAGGGCCCGTACGCGATTTCGAGGCAGAAGCGATCCGCGCGCTACTACGCGGGCGCTCCCGTCGGCCCGCCGTTCTGGAAACCGCGTCGTTCGGCCGCGTCGACTATCGGCAGCGCTTTCAGGAGACGGATGTACATCTCCTGGTTGCCCCTTGGGTGCTCTGGCGATGGCAGCAATGGGCTCGGCCGCTTCGCCCGCCGCCGCTCGGGGCCGTCGTCCCAAACATCGTAGACGCCACCCGTTTCTTTCCAGCTGCGCCCTCGGACGTTGCTGCGTTTCGGCGTGCGCACGGTATACCTACCAACGCGTTCGTGTTCGGCTGCGTTGCCCGGCCTGACCCCCTCAAGTGGCCGGGGTTCATGTTCGAGGCCTTCGAGGAGGTGGCTCGGGCGCACCCCTCTGCATTCTTTGTCGGCGCAGGTTTTGACGATACAGCACGCGCCCGCATCGCCGCGTTCCCGGAGGACGTGCGCCGGCGTGTAGTTGAGCTCCCTTTCCTCCACGACGACGAGGTCCTCCGGACGTGCTACAGCGCTATGGATGTCTTCCTCCACGGCAGCCCCATTGGCGAGACGTTTGGCCTGGTGTTTGGAGAAGCCTTGCTGTGCGGCACCCCCATCGTCACGCACTCGACGCCTGCGCGCCACAATAGCCAACTGGGGGTGGTCGGCCATGAGCGTGGTGGCCTCGTGGCTGCGAGCGAGCGTTACGTCGCTGTAGCCATGGCGCGCCTGCTGACGACCCCGGCGCTGGTCGAGCAGTTGGCGCGGCGAGGGAGCGAGTACGTCCGGCAGCACTACACCGAAGAGCATGTGATCCCCCTCCTGCTGCGCGTGATCGGTCACGCTCAGCAGGCATCCTCGCGGGCGGCACTCGGCGCAGCCCTGGGGGCTGACCCCGGCATTGTCACGCACGTTCCCGACGAGCACGTCCGCAGTCTACTGGCAAACACGCTCGGGCGGACGCCGCTGCGTGCCCGGATTCTCATGCGTCTCGTGCACAAACCCGCTCTGTTTCGCGCCTGGTGGGCCATAAAAGGGCGTCTGCGTCGCCAACCCGATACGGACCCTGCAATGCCTCCTTCCGCATCTGTCTCTGCATCCGTATCTGACCATGCCTAG
- a CDS encoding glycosyltransferase family 4 protein, with translation MFKLCIQWPRFGPIHLTRLRATHAHAEERGGRVIGLETASDDAIYEWRVEAGAEPFERVQAFPGRVFNDIRPADMHARTLDVLDQIDPDAVAIMSYGYPDARAALAWCRRRRRVAILMMATKEDDAERVAWREQIKRQIVQEYDSAIVGGTPQRDYVVKLGIPEAYVFTKYNAVDNAFFDNGAEVARADPERFRHLPGLASDRPFFVASNRFIARKNLDRLLLAYHQYRRLSDQQGHAPWRLLMLGDGYLRSELEALVAQQDIAGVEFCGFRQIEELPAYYGLASAFVHPSLVDQWALAVNEAMAAGLPVIVSTGAGCARDLVDEGSNGFRFDPNDTEGLAHHLLTMAHPSTDRRAMGRRSREIVAGWAPEKFAESIWLAAMAGRERANRRPNIAVQAALVALNRIPRHIQAFHTVEA, from the coding sequence ATGTTTAAGCTTTGCATTCAGTGGCCTCGATTCGGCCCAATCCACCTCACGCGCCTTCGCGCCACCCACGCCCATGCAGAAGAGCGTGGCGGCCGTGTGATCGGTCTCGAAACCGCGAGTGACGACGCGATCTACGAGTGGCGGGTCGAAGCAGGTGCTGAGCCCTTCGAGCGCGTCCAAGCGTTTCCCGGCCGCGTCTTTAACGACATCCGCCCTGCAGACATGCATGCGCGGACCCTCGACGTGCTCGACCAGATCGACCCTGACGCCGTAGCCATCATGAGCTACGGCTACCCGGATGCACGCGCGGCACTGGCCTGGTGTCGGCGCCGCCGCCGTGTTGCCATCCTCATGATGGCGACCAAAGAAGACGATGCGGAGCGGGTGGCGTGGCGAGAGCAGATCAAGCGCCAGATCGTCCAGGAGTACGATAGTGCCATCGTCGGAGGCACGCCGCAGCGCGACTATGTCGTGAAGCTAGGCATCCCTGAGGCGTACGTGTTCACGAAGTACAACGCGGTCGACAACGCGTTCTTCGACAACGGTGCGGAGGTGGCTAGGGCCGATCCAGAGCGGTTCCGGCACTTGCCTGGTCTGGCTAGTGACCGCCCCTTCTTCGTTGCATCGAACCGGTTCATCGCGCGCAAAAACCTGGACCGACTGCTGCTAGCCTACCATCAGTACCGTCGGCTCTCAGATCAGCAAGGGCACGCCCCCTGGCGCTTGCTCATGCTGGGCGATGGCTATCTCCGCAGCGAGCTCGAAGCGCTCGTCGCCCAACAGGACATTGCGGGGGTAGAGTTTTGCGGCTTCCGACAGATTGAAGAACTGCCAGCCTACTACGGGCTAGCCAGCGCCTTCGTGCACCCGTCGCTCGTTGACCAGTGGGCGCTCGCAGTTAATGAGGCGATGGCTGCCGGGCTCCCTGTGATTGTTTCGACCGGAGCAGGATGTGCACGGGACCTGGTTGATGAGGGGAGCAACGGCTTTCGCTTCGATCCGAACGACACAGAGGGCTTGGCACACCATCTACTCACGATGGCCCATCCCTCCACAGATCGACGCGCTATGGGTCGCCGCTCCCGAGAAATCGTGGCAGGGTGGGCCCCGGAGAAGTTTGCCGAATCCATATGGCTGGCCGCAATGGCGGGACGTGAACGAGCAAACAGGCGGCCGAATATCGCAGTCCAAGCGGCCCTCGTGGCACTGAACCGGATTCCTCGTCACATTCAGGCCTTTCATACTGTGGAGGCGTAA
- a CDS encoding class I SAM-dependent methyltransferase produces the protein MERTLVDIACPHCGGMERGLWARDNGYQAQQCTTCQFIYVSPRPPAEAIDEAAQSGLHATEHGEVDRVGLLNFRRAKQRMFEQRLAELYPERELATKTRSWLDVGCGFGELVAAVQALLPQGSAVLGVDPCLPKVRVAQQRGLPVTPETLSDVQGTFDVISLVNVFSHLPDPFSFVSNLKTKLRDNGEVVLVTGNAAELPTPAAYPDPLYLPDHLVFAGEAHLRALFERDGFEVVKVLRVPYFFRDPLLIPKNVVKKVLGRPAEPLRNTGPFRSLFVRARLV, from the coding sequence ATGGAACGTACCCTCGTGGATATTGCTTGTCCTCACTGCGGCGGCATGGAGCGTGGGCTGTGGGCTCGCGACAACGGCTACCAAGCCCAGCAGTGCACCACGTGCCAGTTTATCTACGTCAGTCCTCGCCCGCCGGCTGAAGCTATCGACGAGGCTGCGCAGAGCGGCCTGCATGCAACGGAGCATGGCGAGGTAGACCGAGTGGGACTCCTGAACTTTCGGCGTGCCAAGCAACGCATGTTCGAACAGCGCCTGGCCGAGCTCTACCCCGAACGCGAACTGGCAACGAAGACACGATCCTGGCTCGACGTGGGGTGCGGCTTTGGTGAACTGGTGGCGGCCGTTCAAGCCCTGCTGCCTCAGGGGTCTGCGGTATTAGGTGTTGACCCGTGTCTGCCGAAGGTGCGTGTCGCCCAACAACGCGGTCTTCCTGTGACGCCTGAAACGCTCAGCGATGTCCAGGGCACCTTCGACGTGATCTCGTTGGTCAATGTGTTCTCGCATCTGCCAGACCCCTTCTCGTTTGTCTCGAACCTCAAAACAAAGCTGCGGGACAACGGAGAGGTGGTGCTAGTCACGGGGAATGCCGCTGAGTTGCCAACCCCGGCCGCCTACCCAGATCCGCTCTATCTCCCTGATCACCTAGTCTTTGCTGGAGAGGCGCACTTGCGCGCCCTGTTCGAGCGGGACGGGTTTGAGGTCGTGAAGGTGCTCCGGGTGCCCTACTTCTTCCGGGATCCACTCCTGATCCCGAAAAACGTGGTGAAGAAGGTGCTGGGGCGACCTGCAGAGCCGCTGCGCAACACAGGACCTTTCCGCTCGCTGTTTGTTCGCGCTCGCCTGGTCTAG
- the dut gene encoding dUTP diphosphatase has product MADQLSIPIHVLAHGVGLALPAHATADSAGVDLRAAVPEDAPLTLAPGAFALVPTGLQIALPHGTEGQVRPRSGLGFKHGVTVLNSPGTIDADYRGEVKVLLINHGPEPFVVTRGERIAQLVVARYERVQFEQSHDLAATERGSGGFGHTGRS; this is encoded by the coding sequence ATGGCTGACCAACTCTCTATTCCCATCCACGTGCTCGCTCACGGTGTGGGCCTCGCCTTACCTGCGCACGCCACCGCAGACAGCGCAGGCGTCGACCTCAGGGCGGCCGTTCCCGAGGACGCCCCGCTGACGCTTGCGCCGGGTGCGTTCGCGCTGGTCCCGACGGGGCTTCAGATCGCGCTCCCGCACGGCACCGAGGGCCAGGTACGCCCGCGATCGGGACTCGGGTTCAAGCATGGCGTCACAGTCTTGAACAGCCCCGGCACCATCGACGCAGACTATCGAGGCGAGGTGAAGGTGTTGCTCATCAACCACGGCCCCGAGCCCTTCGTCGTCACGCGCGGCGAGCGCATCGCTCAGCTCGTCGTAGCTCGCTACGAGCGTGTCCAGTTCGAACAGTCGCACGACCTAGCCGCCACAGAGCGAGGTAGCGGCGGATTTGGTCACACGGGCCGTAGCTAG